GGTCCGCTATACTAGACCCTGACATGGCTATCGAGGCGAGGTATATcgatgcaaatgcaaacaTGCTAAATGCCCCCAAACCAACCCCCTTGTCGCGACGGAAAGCAAGTGTCTTTgtataaaaaagaaacacaTCACTTCTGTCGATCCGTGGGAAAGTCAAACCCGTAAATCGGCCTGCCGATTTGCCTCAGGGCAAAGATCACCTGAGAAGCAATTAGCTATTTCAGCGCGCAAAATTGCCCTCTCggaaaaagggggggggggtttACATCGTCGACAGTAACCGTCTTTGCCTGCCTGTGCTCGACGTACACGACGCATATGCGCAGGATCTACAACCGTCAGCAACATGTACAAtcacaaaagaaaaaaaggtcaCGTACCTCTTCTAGTTTCAGCCGAAGCACCCTGCGGGATTCGTCGTAGATGTCGGCCGAGATGCGCTTGACGCCGCCCCTGCGCGCAAGTCGTCTACCCTCGAGCGTTAGTTCACCACTCCATTCGCGATGCGTCCTTGAGTAGCTTGTTAGAGGTACCGTATTGCAGGTTTCGCTAGTCGACGGCTGtcagctttttttttccctttctttttaCATTCCTTGGGGGGGGGAAGACGTACTGATCCCGTCGATGGTGTCGCGCAAGATCTTGCGGCTGGGCAGGTTAGTATCGGGTGCGTCGAATGGAGACGAGATGCACGGCATACTGTCTGGCGGCTCTGCCTTTGGCAAAGGGGGTTTTGCCCGCGACCccgttgcccttgcccttgcctgGGCCTCTGGAGACGGGGAGGGTTGATGTGCTTGCGCCGGAGGAGCGAGGCGTGACCAGGCTGTGTGGACGGGACGACTGGGGGCCGCCGCGTGCGGCGATGGTGGGAGGCATGGCGTTGGTTTTGTGGTATACTACTAGCACTGGGTTTTATGAGCGAGGCGATGTTGGTTGTGAAGCACAGAAGTTTGCGGTGGGGTGGTGAAGGAGGCGAGCGCGGCGCGACTGGTGGTGTTTGCAGGATTGAAGTGGCGCAACGGGATTTTGAGCACGGAGCTGTGGGGAAGACGGAGATGAATCGAGGTAGCTGTTGGAGGAGGCTTTGGAAAGGATCACAGAGCTTCAGATAGTAGTAGTATACTGAGTTTTTCACATTGGTGCTTTCGCGTCATGTGATTGTGATAGTGAGTTGAGAGTGAGCCCGATCTGAAGACGGGAGACCCACCCCTGGTGGCTGAGGTAAACAAATAGTCAATACTAGCATAAACCTGGTCGTTGATGTGTGTAGTGCAACTCGGGCCAACGACCCAACGACTCAACGACACCTCATTTATAGACGGCTGATTTGATCTTCCAATTGTTTCCTTCGTTATTTTTTGTAGTGCCTATTAAGAAGTGTACGTTGTGACAAATATGTTTTTGCATGACACAGCTGCGAGATTACAGCAAGTGATTCTCACACAAGTCGGCTCAAGCATCCACCACTCAAGATTTAAATTCATAGTCGAGCACTTTTATGCAATCCGCTCTAGTCGATACCCTTTGAGACCCTATACGCCAACAACTCCCCGTCTTCTCGACTGCCCTGTCACTGGCGGC
The DNA window shown above is from Metarhizium brunneum chromosome 1, complete sequence and carries:
- the hhf1 gene encoding Histone H4, producing MPPTIAARGGPQSSRPHSLVTPRSSGASTSTLPVSRGPGKGKGNGVAGKTPFAKGRAARHRKILRDTIDGITKPAIRRLARRGGVKRISADIYDESRRVLRLKLEEILRICVVYVEHRQAKTVTVDDVIFALRQIGRPIYGFDFPTDRQK